DNA sequence from the Carassius gibelio isolate Cgi1373 ecotype wild population from Czech Republic chromosome A14, carGib1.2-hapl.c, whole genome shotgun sequence genome:
TATAAATGGATGGTCAACCCAAAAATCTAATCTCTGGGATCTCtttcttaccctcatgtcattccaaccctgtactacattttttttataatgtggaACTCAAGAGATAAtagaatgttggtaaacaaactGTTTTAGTTGCAATTGTCTTCTATAATCAAAGTCCTAAGAGGAGGCCATGaattattacctttttttctttcttgcttttgTCATCACAACTTGATATTATCTCGTGATCTCGACAttacaaaagttgttttctcattatcaCAACTCAATCTTTCCATGATttcgacataacaaaagttgcTTTTTCTTTATCATAACTTAATCTTTTTGTGATTTCGACacaacaaaagttgttttctcgtaaTCAAGACTTAACTATCTTGTAACATCGATACAATTTTcccttataatatataattaagttgtgatcaaaacaaaacaagaaagtaaaaaaaaaataataatctatggCCTCTTAGAACTTAGTTTTATAAAATCTTATTTGTTTATAGATACTACAGTTCACATCAGTGTTGGGCTGAAGTGACTTGTTTTTTGTGAGTGTAATAATGTTAAGCATGTTCACTCGTGTGGTAAAGTTAATTTGATTGCAGTTTAAAGGCAATGCTTTATTCAAGAGCGAAATGCAAACACCACTGTTGTGAAGTTTTCATCTAGAATGAGCACTGACAGCACACTTCTCATATTTCAGCAAAGTGTAAGCTGATAAACTGGTTTGAAGTGATTTGATCTTTAAGATTTTGCTGCCACCTTCTGCAAACCAAATGTAATGGTAGTGAAAGTCTGTTGTGTTTGCTCGTATTGGTCAATCATGTTAGAattaaaagttttgttttgtttataaatcaGTTGCCATATCCTCAAAATCTATTGTAAGCAGTTCTTTTAGTATCTGTCTGTTTCCTTTTTCCTTTCAGGTGCATTGAAGCTCTCGTTGTTTACTGTCAGACGGGAAGAAATGAGGAACCATATGTTACGATTTCAAGAAAGGTCAAGCTAAAGCATGGCAGAGGCTTAGGCCCAGCCTTCGAATGTGAGATCGGACATTCAGAGCGCAAACTAGCCATCCACCGCAATGCCTTTAAACGCACAGCTATCATCCAGGCCTTCCTGGGCTCCACTCCACAGCTCACTCTACAGCTCTATGCCACCATTCAGGAAAAATATGTCCTTCCTACACGGCGTAAGTCTGAATTCTTCACTCGATACCAAATGTAATAACACTTTACGCTTCACTTTTCCCAGATTAGATAAAGGTAGTTAATGCATTCACAAACATGAAAGGAatcttttcattaaaaatgaaaatgaacttgTCCTAAAAccgtccaagatgtagatgagcatTTTCTCATCAttggatcctctggagtgaatgggtacCTTCAAAATAAGAGTCTAAAGACCAGATAAAAATATCTCAGTACATCCAACTAatgttttttcagctgtttggaatctcattctAACAGCACccaattcactgcagaggatttattAGTGAGCAAATTATGTGAtgccaaatttctccaaatctgaggtGATCAAATTTTCATTGGGCTATTCCTTTTGACAAACGATAAGCATTACATTTGTTacaatatttattcatctttagtTAATAAAAGTACAGCTATTCATTGTAAGCTGAGGTCCATTATATAATATTTCCAGATACAACATTTGATTGTAATAATTTATTGGGAAATGTTGAAATTTAACATgatctaagattaataaatgctttagaagtatttatttcatgttatactttacatgtacttactatagtaataaccataattacatgcaactaaccctaaaTGGTTAttcttacatttatgcatttagcagacacttttatccaaatatatatatatatatatatatatatatatatatatatatttaccagtatgtgtgttccctgggaatcgaacccacaaccttttgagctggtaatgcaatgctctacaactgagccacaggaactcatTACAGTACTAAATTCATATtacttttacaaaaatgtatattcacaCTTATAACAACGATAACTATAAAAGAAGTTCGACcatattgttagttcatgtttccTAACTGATGTAAACAAGTGGAACCTCGTTGTAAAGCATTccatactatttttattttctatatttttacgCTAATGCTCATCCTGTTTGTGTTTACAGTTGCCCTGATGATCATTTCCATGATATCAATCACATACGGAGCTTTAGTTTGCAGTGTTCTGGCCATACAGATCAAGTACGATGACTACAAAGTGCGAATGAAACCAACTGCCTACCTGTGCATGATCCTCTGGCGAGGATTAGAGATCGCCACACGGATCACCACTTTGGTGCTCTTCAGCACAGCCTTAACAGTCTGGGTGGTCCTGGTGGGACTGATCAACCTGTTCATCTTCTTTTTCCAGCCATGGGTTGAGTTCTGGGTTAGGAAGGCATCACTGCCTGAGAATATAGAGAAGAACTTCAGTAAACTTGGCACCACCGTGGTGCTCTGCATGGTCACGTTTCTCTACGCCTGCATTAATATTTCCTGCTGGTCCGCCGTGCAGCTGGACCTGGCTGACCACGACCTTGTGGACAAACAGCCTCGCTGGAGAAGCTTGGCTGTCTACTACACCCTGCGCTTCATGGAGAATGTGACCCTTATTGTTTTGTGGTACTTCTTCAAGTCGGACTTCTATGAATACATCTGCACGCCATTGCTGGTGGTGCAACTTATCGTGTGCTACAGCCTGGCTGTAATCTTCATGCTGATCTTCCATCAGTTCTGCCATCCGTGCCGCAGACTTTTCCACTACAATGTCGAGGACTGTCTACGTTGTGCTTGCTGCtggaaggaaaagcaaaagcaacAGCTACCTGAAGACCTTGCACCTGATCCTCAAGAGCATGCATCTCCTGACCACCTGATAGATCGAGAAACCGATATTGTGGATGATAACATGGAGGCAGCATGAAAAGCATCCTCTTTTCTGTTATTGTAGCGCCATTTGGGGCCATGCTAGGCATATTTGCACATATCCTGACTCAGGAGTATTATATTGAAATGATGAACTCAGCTATATCTATGATCCTTAGTGAAGGAACAATTGATTTTATGTGGTCCTAGATGCTTCATGaaatttgtgttttatgttgtGTAGAGCATGATTACCTTATTATGGTGATGTGGAGAGGGAAGCTCATCATTAATTCATTATAGAGTGCTGGACTATTTCTTTTTGTTGGCCATTGAAGACCAAAAAACGACCTCCGTTGAGTTATACTGTGATGATTTACAAAAGCAGCTTTCAGTAGAAAGCTGCATGGCCAGTCTGTAGGCCAGGTGTGTGGGAATTGTGCCAATATCGGAGTGACAAAAGGCACCTGTTGCACTAACATTTCCGTGGAACTGTGACTCAACAATCCAAAGAGCCTTCTGAACTTCTCTTAAGTTTGCTTCAAGAGTCctctgctttttctttctttttttttttttttaaactaaagatTTAGAGAGCCTTCTTTAATGTTAGCAACTGAACTTCCATTTGCCTTAATAGTGTGTGATTGTAATGTTGTGTCTGGATAGACTAATGTTCTTAATTTTCCACTGCAAAAAAAGAGatgtctgtttattttgtatgggaatatttttgtctgttttttgttttgttttgttttttgttgcctGCATTATGTGCCTCTTTACTAATGAGttggaataaatgaataaatacacagtTAATATCTGATTAGTGCCTAATAATCATGATTCTGAACTAAAGCATGCCTTTGCAAAAGTGTTTGGCTATTCATATAAAGATTTTAGGGTGAATCACATGAAACCTGTTCAGAACATGCCTGGATcctattttaaatcaaaattaaaaaaaaagactacataTCTATATTACATAAACTATAATGTACAAATCTACATAAACCAATAGATGGCACAAAAACTTGGAGTTGCTCGAAGTTGATTCTGTTTTAATTTGATctaatatttgatgtttttatttttatttatttataaaatagaaCACTGCAAACTGAAATAATTGAATATAATCAGGACAAAggactttttaattaatttcagttttaaggTAATTAAAGAAACCGTTTAAAGGAAGTATATGTAAAAGTATGGTATTTTGGGTTAAAAAGCGCCGCTGCTGTTGGAGCTAAAGACACAATAATAAACATGATAATAAATAGCCGGCTGATAATTACGTCTGAAAGTTGCCATGACATGGTTAAATTCAGATGGTAAATGTATAATAAGTTGGCTATCCACCAATGAGATAAtcacaatgttttaaaatgaaaccatcatattttaaaaatatgattttattcatacataataaaatagaatttgtCTGTAAACATATGTTAAATTAATGAGATCTCCTTCATGCTTTCAGAATcttcacttttttaaataatttgtaaatatatttttatattaacatattttattgacagtaaatttaacacattttattatattatcaatcgaaataaatagaaaatagtagGCTATAAACTTTGCAAACCGCTTGACCTCGTAACCTCATACATTTATAAGATTTGTAAACCAAATTAATCACTTGTATGATTTATTTTCACACAAACTCTCTTGCTCCATGTTCAatacaaacgtgtgtgtgtgtgtcctgcaatCATACATTATGAGCGtagcaaaaagaaaagaaaaaatattatatatacatcagTAGATACGCCCAAGCCCATCGTTCAAATTTATGCCTAGTTTCCAGTCAAACATACCAGGACACGCTTTTTAACAGCCACATTAATCTCGTTCAGATTGCTTCTTTCCGGGACTTCCGTCATACATGCAACATCAACAAATCATATTTTCACAACCCGTTTCCTTGTCGATGACGACAGTAGAGGGCGGAGTCGAGGAACAGGACAGGTGAAGAATACAGCGCTCATCTGAGCAGTGTTCATTCATTCCTGCAGCAGAGAGTGAAGATGAGCAACTGGATCATCAATCAAGGGCTCAGCGCCTTCATCTTGGTAAGAGACCAGATTATTTTGCCAactatttctgttaaataaaatcgGCCAATACAGTTAGCTATAAAACTTAAGTTAAAATAAGTCACATTTTTCCATTATTTGTAAGATATTGATGTGTCTGTATTTGTAGGTGGTGTGGATGGGCATCAACATCTTTCTGTTTGTCTACTTTTACTTACTCTATGATGTGGGACCGCAATTTGAGTACACTCGTGAACTTTTAGGGGTAAGTAATagcataaaaaatatgtaaaatatgcattttgcaATGCACTGGCTAAGACAAAAGAAGGCACCTAAGGAAGATGTTTTATTCATGAGATTCAAAGTTAGGTTTCAATTAGTAAAAAGAGAGATAAGCAGAGTAAATGAAGTGAAAGTGGATGTAATTCTGTTTCTTTCAGTCTGCATTATCTTGGGCCAGAGCTCCAGCTGCTGTACTCAACTTCAACTGCATGCTGATACTGTTACCAGTGTGCCGAAACCTGCTGTCTCTGCTCCGCGGCTCCTTCATAGTGAGTTGCTGCACACTTGCACATTTGTGTCTGAGAGAGTATATGTGAACCTCTGTAAGTATTTTGCTCTCCTGTCTGTTTCAGTGCTGTGGCAGAACAATGAGGAAACAGCTGGACAAAAATCTGACTTTCCACAAACTGGTTGCTTACATGATTGCCCTTATGACAGGTAAAAGTGTTTGAAAAATTAACAGGAAGATGTTTCTGCCTATCACAGCTTAAGCTTACTTAAGCTTGCACCTGAATGATAGGCTACAGTTTTACAGGAAAGGGCTTGCATGTCCAGTAGCTATTGCAGAACATTAAATATGCAATTCAATATAGTAAACATGCAATAGTGTTCTATATTTAATCAAATGTTCTCATTCACAGTTTGAGCCGTAGGCTAGGTATTTCATTCTGAATACTAGCATTGCAGAAAGTTATATtcttcttggaaaaaaaaaaaactggatagaCATTGATCAAGTTTCAAATTAGTAAGAAACTGATTCTTGTATTTAAAGTGTTTGGGTCTGAAtaaagatttgaaatatatttgcaAGTAAACAATAATTAGAACTATTGAAACATGTTGTAACACATTTTCCGATTTTGACCATATGAAATCCTTCTTTAATGCAGCGGTTCACACTGTCGCTCATTTGTTTAACGCGGAGTGGTACACAAACAGTTTCCAAGGTCGATATGGGCCCCTTGCCAATAAACTGTCCATGCTCGATGATTCTCGTGAATTAAACACCACTTACCTGAATCCCATTCGCTCAAATTCTACTGTGAGTTACTGAACTTTTAATGGCTTTTATTACGATTTTTACATTTTCCTgtaattttgattttatatacagtacaccgccattcaatagtttggggtcagtgagtaTTTTTGCTTgcatttaattaatacttttagaaTCTTTCTTACTTCAAACTTGAATGGTAGTTTACAATTGACTATGTTGCTTCTGAAGGTATGATATATACCTGCTCTAAACTTGTTTCCTTGTACTCCAGACTCCAACGATTTTAGTATTCACCACTATTGCAGGTCTCACTGGAGTCGTCATAACTCTTGCCCTCATCCTCATGATCACTTCATCAATGGAAGTCATTCGCAGAAACTATTTTGAGGTCTTTTGGTACACACATCACCTCTTCATCGTTTTTTTTGCTGGCTTAGTTTTCCATGGTGCAGGGTAAGATCTGTTTAACTGGGTgagtctaatttaaaaaaaaaaaactgatttgtagGAGAATAAGATGAATTAAAATATTCTGTTTGGCTTCTGTCCAGACGCATTGTGCGAAGTCAGCAAGTGACCAATCCACCTCACGATAATTCCTTCTGCGAAGATCAGCCAGAGAGCTGGGGGGAAATTGATGAATGTCCACTTCCGCAGTTTGCAGGAGGGTTTCCTCAGGTAAAAGTTGTCACATTTACAATTACACAGGCTGTGACGGATTTATTTGAGTGCTTACCAATTTCAATTTGTTGAATCTTCTGTTGAAGACCTGGATGTGGGTAATTGGACCAATGATAATTTATCTTTGTGAGCGGCTGCTACGTTTCATTCGCTACATGCAGCCTGTCAGTTATAAGAAGGTGAGTCTTCATGGACTACATTGTTCATCTAAACCCCAGTATAGTTGTTCTGTAATGACAAACTGTTTCCATTCTTGCATTTTAGATTGTAATCCGCCCATCCAAGGTGTTGGAACTGCAGCTGGTGAAGCCTGGATTCAAGATGGAAGTCGGCCAGTATGTGTTCCTCAACTGTCCTGCCATCTCACAGCTTGAGTGGCACCCATTTACCATGACATCAGCCCCGGAAGAGGACTTCTTTAGTGTGCACATCCGCTCAGTTGGAGATTGGACTGAAAACCTCATTAAGATGGTCGAAAACCTGCCAGAGGGTGGGCAAGGACCGAAGTATGTACTTTTTGCCATTTCACTTATTCTCTGaaaataaagattccaaaagGGGTTTTTCACAGCAGTTCTATAGAAGAACCATTTGGAGTTCCCAAAGAAGCTTTCAGTGAAAtgcaatcttaaaaataaaggttctttattgccaTTTAGAGTTCCATGAAGaagctttaacatccatggaatctttccatttcacaaaaggttctttatagtggaaaataattattaaaatgttcttcacaattataataaaaaaatattattttaagaactgttcattgaaaggttctttgggaacCCAAAGTGGTTCTTTTATGGCATTGCTGCAACACCCTTGTTAAGGGGAGTGtgttcttaaaataaaaagaaatgtcatAGTATGATGGTTCTTTCTAATTATGGTTCTtaatggaaccatagatgccagtTTAAAAAACTTTACTTTTAAGTCTGTAGGGCATTACACATTCATGTATTCTTCAGGCTGCAGTTCTTAATTTCAGCTTAAGGAAAAGATATTTCATAATATGGAAAATGACACACAGGATCagtaatataaacataaataatctTTTCTTGTTGCATCAGGATGGCTGTGGATGGCCCGCTTGGAACTGCGAGTGAGGATGTATTTGATTATGAGGTCAGCATGTTGGTGGGTGCTGGGATTGGAGTGACCCCATTTGCCTCTATCCTGAAGTCGATTTGGTACAAGTTTAAAGACTCTGACCCCAAACTACGAACAAAGAGGGTGAGAACATGTGGGACAAAAATAATTAAGTTGTTTGCAAAGGTTGAGTACAATCACTCTTGttgttactgtaaaattacaaatatttgcgTTCATGTCTTAGATTTAGACAAAGTCTGGGATTCCTTGAAATTCTGTTTCTTCTTAATGTCTAACTTTTCTGTTTAGATTTACTTCTACTGGCTGTGTAGAGAGACATACGCCTTTGAGTGGTTTGCAGATCTCCTACAGGTTCTTGAGAAAGACATGGAGGAACGAGGAATGAGGGACTTCCTCACATATAAGCTCTACCTCACCGGATGGGACCAGAGTCATGTACGTGATATAAAACTGTTGTGATCTGAAGAGCAAGTTGACCTAATTTGCATAAATCACAGAACATCTAATCTTGTATTTGAAGGTTAACCATGCAATGGTGCATTTCGATAAAGATCGAGATATCATCACTGGTCTAAAACAAAAGACTGGTTATGGCCGGCCGAACTGGGATAGAGAATTTGAACAAGTTCGGCAAGAAAACCCATCGTAAGTTGCGAAACAAATTCCCACATGTGACAAAAACAACCCAGcactaaaagtttattttaaatatacacagGTCTGTGGTTGGAACGTTCTTGTGTGGCCCACAAGCTTTAGCAAAGGACTTGGAGAAGAAATGTGTGAAATACTCGGACGTAGATCCACGGAAAACCAAGTTTTACTTTAACAAAGAGAACTTCTGAGGAACTTTTTCACAGGAAGTATCATGCTTTGTCAGCAGTATCATGCTTTGTCATTTCTTGAATCTTTACGTCTAAATGATTCTGCATTGCTGTTACAAGAAAATGACACCCTTCATCCTGCAAGAGACTAATTCGGTGTCAAAAGTCTGCTCATTGTATTGTTTTCAAGGTTTGGCTTTCCAATTTCCTGGTTAGCAATGAATCACCAAGAATCAAGGAAATCAGACATACACCAGAATGTATTGTGTTTTTAGAAGTGCTTCCTTGTGTAAATAAGTGCTCTAAAATTAGCATTGCAAGGAGTTGTTGAAAAGGATTTCAGAATTTCACCTCTTTTTAAAAGGTGAAAAAGGAAAAGCTGTTTTTCTATAAAACCACATATATCTGATCTAACATGTCACATGGTTATTTACgggttttttttaacctttgaaGAATCAAACCAACTTTATCATTTAAGACATAAatgaatactgtacattatatataatgtattttctaaacagttttttataataaattacagagACAGGAAATATTCAGTTTAGAAAATAATtccagttgttttattttttcatgagcAGTAAGTTGTGAACTACTATTATTCATATACAACTGGCCTCACTTAAAATGAAAAACTAgctagaaaacaaaaacaacaagttTTTTTGGATGTGGATGACCTGCAGACCAATACAAAAGAAGCCAGGGATGG
Encoded proteins:
- the LOC128027478 gene encoding endoplasmic reticulum membrane adapter protein XK-like gives rise to the protein MENNKPKDHDITEVVAQQSAANPSENGIVVINHSKSHPPFSVLWATVLFCAEFICASMLSRTYRKSDDVVWMGLTITFILVPSVLTQLTLTFVHRDLGRDRPFVLFMHLLQMGPIIRCIEALVVYCQTGRNEEPYVTISRKVKLKHGRGLGPAFECEIGHSERKLAIHRNAFKRTAIIQAFLGSTPQLTLQLYATIQEKYVLPTRLALMIISMISITYGALVCSVLAIQIKYDDYKVRMKPTAYLCMILWRGLEIATRITTLVLFSTALTVWVVLVGLINLFIFFFQPWVEFWVRKASLPENIEKNFSKLGTTVVLCMVTFLYACINISCWSAVQLDLADHDLVDKQPRWRSLAVYYTLRFMENVTLIVLWYFFKSDFYEYICTPLLVVQLIVCYSLAVIFMLIFHQFCHPCRRLFHYNVEDCLRCACCWKEKQKQQLPEDLAPDPQEHASPDHLIDRETDIVDDNMEAA
- the LOC128027479 gene encoding cytochrome b-245 heavy chain isoform X2, with translation MSNWIINQGLSAFILVVWMGINIFLFVYFYLLYDVGPQFEYTRELLGSALSWARAPAAVLNFNCMLILLPVCRNLLSLLRGSFICCGRTMRKQLDKNLTFHKLVAYMIALMTGLTGVVITLALILMITSSMEVIRRNYFEVFWYTHHLFIVFFAGLVFHGAGRIVRSQQVTNPPHDNSFCEDQPESWGEIDECPLPQFAGGFPQTWMWVIGPMIIYLCERLLRFIRYMQPVSYKKIVIRPSKVLELQLVKPGFKMEVGQYVFLNCPAISQLEWHPFTMTSAPEEDFFSVHIRSVGDWTENLIKMVENLPEGGQGPKMAVDGPLGTASEDVFDYEVSMLVGAGIGVTPFASILKSIWYKFKDSDPKLRTKRIYFYWLCRETYAFEWFADLLQVLEKDMEERGMRDFLTYKLYLTGWDQSHVNHAMVHFDKDRDIITGLKQKTGYGRPNWDREFEQVRQENPSSVVGTFLCGPQALAKDLEKKCVKYSDVDPRKTKFYFNKENF
- the LOC128027479 gene encoding cytochrome b-245 heavy chain isoform X1, coding for MSNWIINQGLSAFILVVWMGINIFLFVYFYLLYDVGPQFEYTRELLGSALSWARAPAAVLNFNCMLILLPVCRNLLSLLRGSFICCGRTMRKQLDKNLTFHKLVAYMIALMTAVHTVAHLFNAEWYTNSFQGRYGPLANKLSMLDDSRELNTTYLNPIRSNSTTPTILVFTTIAGLTGVVITLALILMITSSMEVIRRNYFEVFWYTHHLFIVFFAGLVFHGAGRIVRSQQVTNPPHDNSFCEDQPESWGEIDECPLPQFAGGFPQTWMWVIGPMIIYLCERLLRFIRYMQPVSYKKIVIRPSKVLELQLVKPGFKMEVGQYVFLNCPAISQLEWHPFTMTSAPEEDFFSVHIRSVGDWTENLIKMVENLPEGGQGPKMAVDGPLGTASEDVFDYEVSMLVGAGIGVTPFASILKSIWYKFKDSDPKLRTKRIYFYWLCRETYAFEWFADLLQVLEKDMEERGMRDFLTYKLYLTGWDQSHVNHAMVHFDKDRDIITGLKQKTGYGRPNWDREFEQVRQENPSSVVGTFLCGPQALAKDLEKKCVKYSDVDPRKTKFYFNKENF